The following are encoded in a window of Lacinutrix sp. WUR7 genomic DNA:
- a CDS encoding DinB family protein, translating into MDTKENIHRLASFSSKIREVTLKRLQEVPEDFTHWRLNNTAMSFAQIVQHLIHVDELFFSLAESKENEFQWTLGSEEPHVAIDKTTYESMLEKLRNFQQKRYTVICSLDTLKINAVITGDNNEKTTLWWFIMRKVLEHEIYHRGQIAAYLKVLRGEQLEF; encoded by the coding sequence ATGGATACTAAAGAAAACATACACCGTTTAGCTTCTTTTTCTTCAAAAATAAGAGAAGTCACACTTAAAAGACTACAAGAAGTTCCTGAAGATTTTACCCATTGGCGTTTGAACAATACCGCGATGAGTTTTGCGCAAATTGTACAACACCTAATCCATGTTGATGAATTGTTTTTTAGTTTAGCAGAATCTAAAGAAAATGAGTTTCAATGGACTTTAGGATCTGAAGAACCACATGTTGCAATTGACAAAACAACTTATGAATCCATGCTAGAAAAACTAAGAAATTTTCAACAAAAACGTTACACTGTTATTTGCTCGCTGGATACTTTAAAAATAAACGCAGTAATAACTGGAGATAATAATGAAAAAACAACTTTGTGGTGGTTTATAATGCGAAAGGTTTTAGAACATGAAATTTATCATAGAGGACAAATTGCAGCATATCTAAAAGTACTCCGCGGAGAACAGCTAGAATTTTAA
- a CDS encoding arsenate reductase family protein: MGEIATSKRQITVYYNSKSDIAKQTLAYAKADGFKVQEIDVLKTKITGTQLVELAERLHLEVADLINQNSPAYTSVFEPHNLSTDDWIKMIQHNPEIMKQPIALRGNKTILVETPTDILKI; this comes from the coding sequence ATGGGAGAAATTGCAACATCAAAAAGACAAATAACAGTATACTATAATTCAAAATCGGATATAGCAAAACAAACCTTAGCCTATGCTAAAGCAGATGGTTTTAAGGTGCAAGAAATAGATGTATTAAAAACAAAAATTACAGGAACGCAACTTGTAGAACTTGCAGAAAGATTACACCTAGAAGTCGCAGATCTTATAAACCAAAATAGTCCGGCGTATACCTCTGTTTTTGAACCTCATAATCTATCTACAGATGATTGGATAAAAATGATACAACACAATCCGGAAATTATGAAGCAGCCAATAGCTTTACGTGGCAATAAAACTATTTTGGTGGAGACACCTACAGATATTCTAAAGATCTAA
- a CDS encoding ABC transporter permease, with protein MLGIIIGVAAVIMTISAGEGATLQVENQISGLGTNLLMIQTKSEHKAGINVRMGRPIDEKDFDMLQKNSVWMPKLSPLVAIGAQAIGPSGYKSTMVYGVSYDYFFITSRDIQSGSFFTEDDVRTAKKYCVIGQTIREELFPGEDPIGHQIRIDKVPFTVIGLLTEEGSGGMQDMDDIIIAPYTTVQNRLYGHQRGYTMIMASALSEDHIADAEMEATELLRESHKIKDEDEDDFEIMTQIELQEITGNITGILTILLGAVASISLLVGGIGIMNIMLVSVTERTREIGTRLAIGARESDILTQFLIEAIVLSLVGGLLGVLFGIIGNQIIYKATSFYIPTAMYSILIGFGFAALVGVTFGYFPARKAAKLNPIDALRYE; from the coding sequence ATGCTTGGAATTATTATAGGAGTTGCTGCAGTTATTATGACTATTTCTGCAGGAGAAGGAGCAACATTGCAGGTGGAAAATCAGATCTCAGGTTTAGGAACTAATCTATTGATGATTCAAACCAAGTCGGAACATAAGGCTGGTATAAACGTGAGAATGGGACGACCTATAGATGAGAAAGATTTTGATATGCTCCAGAAAAATTCTGTATGGATGCCTAAATTATCACCTTTAGTAGCTATTGGAGCACAAGCTATTGGTCCAAGTGGTTATAAATCCACAATGGTTTATGGTGTGTCCTATGATTATTTTTTTATTACCAGTAGAGATATACAGTCTGGTAGCTTTTTTACGGAAGACGATGTAAGAACTGCTAAAAAGTATTGTGTTATTGGTCAAACCATACGAGAAGAACTTTTTCCTGGTGAAGACCCTATTGGTCATCAAATACGAATTGATAAAGTGCCTTTTACTGTGATAGGTTTGTTAACAGAAGAAGGCTCAGGAGGAATGCAAGATATGGATGATATTATAATAGCTCCTTATACAACGGTACAAAATAGATTGTATGGTCACCAAAGAGGTTATACCATGATTATGGCAAGTGCGTTGAGCGAAGACCATATTGCGGACGCCGAAATGGAGGCTACAGAATTGTTACGAGAGTCTCATAAAATAAAAGATGAAGATGAAGACGATTTCGAGATTATGACGCAAATCGAACTTCAAGAAATAACAGGAAATATTACGGGGATTTTAACTATATTATTAGGAGCTGTAGCTAGTATTTCATTGCTTGTTGGTGGTATTGGTATCATGAATATTATGTTGGTTTCCGTCACAGAACGAACTCGTGAAATAGGAACAAGGCTTGCTATTGGTGCAAGGGAAAGTGATATTCTTACTCAATTTTTAATAGAAGCCATTGTATTGAGTCTCGTTGGTGGTCTTTTGGGTGTTTTATTTGGGATTATTGGGAATCAAATAATTTATAAAGCTACCAGTTTTTATATTCCAACAGCAATGTATTCTATATTGATAGGTTTTGGATTTGCAGCACTTGTTGGTGTTACTTTTGGATACTTTCCCGCTCGAAAAGCAGCAAAATTGAACCCAATTGATGCCTTACGTTATGAATGA
- a CDS encoding ABC transporter ATP-binding protein: protein MPVKKVIETKKLSRVFKNGEIEVHALTDIDMVIEEGEFVAIMGASGSGKSTLLHIIGCLDRATSGEYDLDGVRVNSLDKNQLADVRNQKIGFIFQSYNLLSRTTALENVELPLIYDRTGQFSNSKELAKKALEQVGLADRIYHKTNELSGGQQQRVAIARALVNNPALILADEPTGNLDSKASIDIADLFVQLNNQGKTIVMITHEPDIAQFAKRMLYLRDGRIISDKIIENRSTKAFAIKELEKPVTP from the coding sequence ATGCCCGTAAAAAAAGTCATAGAGACAAAAAAGCTAAGTCGTGTATTCAAAAACGGTGAGATTGAAGTGCACGCACTTACAGATATCGATATGGTTATTGAAGAAGGAGAATTTGTAGCTATTATGGGAGCATCAGGATCTGGTAAGTCTACATTATTGCACATCATTGGTTGTTTAGATAGAGCAACATCTGGTGAATATGATTTAGATGGTGTACGCGTAAATTCATTAGACAAAAATCAATTAGCAGATGTTAGAAATCAAAAAATAGGTTTCATTTTTCAAAGTTATAATCTATTGTCTAGAACCACCGCTTTAGAAAATGTAGAATTACCTCTTATTTATGATAGAACAGGGCAATTTTCAAACTCAAAAGAACTTGCAAAAAAAGCACTAGAACAAGTTGGTTTGGCAGATCGTATTTATCATAAAACCAATGAGCTTTCTGGGGGGCAACAACAACGCGTTGCAATTGCTAGAGCCTTGGTTAATAATCCAGCGCTTATTTTGGCAGATGAACCTACAGGGAATCTAGATAGCAAAGCGAGTATAGATATTGCAGACCTTTTTGTTCAATTGAATAATCAAGGAAAGACGATTGTAATGATTACGCACGAACCAGATATTGCTCAATTTGCTAAACGAATGCTTTATTTAAGAGATGGACGAATTATATCGGATAAAATTATTGAAAACAGAAGTACCAAAGCATTTGCTATTAAAGAATTAGAAAAACCTGTAACTCCTTAA
- a CDS encoding efflux RND transporter periplasmic adaptor subunit — protein sequence MKKYKWLIIILIIVVAVVGYFYLKPKLESKKLDYTYTSIQKGDVESDVSSTGTLEAINTVDVGTQISGTIAKIYVDYNDRVTAGQLLAEMDMKMLNTSLESARANLAVSQAQLNEAEDKYNRNKVLFEKGVISQQEYNTLKFSYEQAESSKKAAQASLTNALVNISYAKISSPINGIIIEKTVDEGQTVAASFSTPTMFIIAEDLSKMQILADVDESDIGYIKDSMQVRFTIQTYPEKEFYGKVSQIRLQPIEINNVVNYQVVIDIDNEGGLLIPGMTANIEFITAKAKNVWLINNSALRFRPTEAMLQDIKPILEERAKTMLPDSLQVKFNKDINNEELFTPTNFKKNLPTNINGFFFKNESGNLDFKFIETGIKTGLQSEIIKFLDGSEISESIKAINGIKAEK from the coding sequence ATGAAAAAATACAAATGGTTAATTATAATACTAATTATTGTAGTTGCAGTAGTAGGCTATTTCTATTTAAAACCAAAATTGGAATCTAAAAAATTAGATTATACGTATACCTCCATACAAAAAGGAGATGTGGAGTCCGATGTTTCTAGTACTGGTACATTAGAAGCTATTAATACCGTTGATGTTGGTACTCAAATATCTGGTACGATTGCAAAAATCTATGTGGACTATAATGACAGGGTTACTGCAGGACAATTACTTGCCGAAATGGATATGAAAATGTTAAATACGTCTTTGGAATCTGCTAGAGCAAATTTAGCAGTAAGCCAAGCGCAACTAAATGAGGCGGAAGATAAATACAATAGAAATAAAGTATTGTTTGAAAAAGGGGTTATCTCTCAGCAAGAATATAACACGTTAAAATTTAGTTATGAGCAAGCCGAAAGCTCAAAAAAAGCAGCGCAAGCTTCATTAACGAATGCTCTGGTTAATATTAGTTATGCTAAAATTTCATCACCTATTAATGGAATTATTATTGAAAAAACAGTAGATGAAGGACAAACAGTTGCGGCTAGTTTCTCTACACCAACCATGTTTATTATTGCCGAAGATTTATCTAAAATGCAAATTTTAGCAGATGTTGATGAAAGTGATATTGGTTATATAAAAGATAGTATGCAAGTTCGTTTTACCATACAAACTTATCCTGAAAAAGAATTTTACGGAAAAGTGAGTCAGATTAGATTACAGCCTATAGAAATCAATAATGTGGTTAATTACCAAGTCGTTATTGATATCGATAATGAGGGTGGATTATTAATTCCTGGTATGACGGCAAATATTGAGTTTATTACTGCAAAGGCAAAAAATGTATGGCTTATTAATAATTCGGCTCTGCGTTTTAGACCTACCGAAGCAATGCTACAAGACATTAAACCTATATTAGAGGAAAGAGCAAAAACAATGCTTCCAGATTCGCTTCAAGTGAAATTTAACAAGGATATAAACAATGAAGAGTTATTTACTCCTACTAATTTTAAGAAAAATTTGCCCACAAATATAAATGGCTTCTTTTTTAAAAATGAAAGCGGAAACTTAGATTTTAAATTTATAGAGACAGGTATTAAAACAGGCTTACAATCTGAAATTATAAAGTTTTTAGATGGTTCAGAAATATCTGAAAGCATCAAAGCAATCAACGGAATTAAAGCAGAAAAATAA
- a CDS encoding oleate hydratase, whose product MRTKNFKAYCLGGGLGSLSAAVFMIRDGGISGNQITVFEKLPTLGGCLDGARLEDGSYSLRGGRMLTTDAYECFWGLFKDIPSINNKGMSVKDETIAFNKKHIAHSQGRLVDKNCHIVDTSTMGFDMHDRLEFVKLLEASEEKLGTSKITDWLSPGFFKTNFWYMWQTTFAFEPWHSAVEFKRYLHRFMNEFPRINTLGGVKRTIYNQYDSLVLPLIAWLQDKGVHFELATTVDDINVEDIDGKVTVTSLTVINKKGTKQVAVNPDDIVIFQNGSMVDASSIGSMDHPPIKKTKADSKGWTLWEKLAKGRPDFGNPASFNSSIPESFWESFTVTFKSSDFFDKIEKMTGNKAGTGGLVTFKDSNWLMSVVLYNQPHFIDQPDDVYILWGYALHGNRVGDFIPKTMIESNGQDILKELAGHFNFDDSVFEDAVCVPCRMPYITSMFMPRAYNDRPKPVPESSKNLAFVSQFVELKDDVVFTVEYSVRAAQTAVYQLLNIDLEIPKITKHDKSPKVLIDSFFKSIK is encoded by the coding sequence ATGAGAACTAAAAATTTTAAAGCATATTGTTTAGGTGGTGGACTTGGCTCCCTATCTGCAGCTGTATTTATGATTCGTGATGGCGGAATTTCAGGAAATCAAATTACTGTTTTCGAAAAACTACCAACACTAGGAGGCTGCTTAGATGGTGCACGTCTTGAAGATGGCAGTTATTCCCTTCGTGGTGGCAGAATGCTTACCACAGATGCTTATGAATGTTTTTGGGGGTTGTTTAAAGACATCCCATCCATTAACAATAAAGGTATGTCTGTAAAAGACGAAACAATTGCCTTTAATAAAAAACACATCGCACACTCTCAAGGTCGTTTAGTAGATAAAAACTGTCATATTGTAGACACTTCTACTATGGGTTTTGATATGCATGATAGATTAGAATTTGTTAAACTTCTTGAAGCTTCAGAAGAAAAATTAGGCACCTCAAAAATTACCGATTGGTTATCTCCTGGTTTTTTTAAAACAAACTTTTGGTATATGTGGCAAACAACATTTGCTTTTGAACCTTGGCATAGTGCCGTAGAGTTTAAGCGTTATTTACACCGTTTCATGAATGAATTTCCAAGAATCAACACACTTGGTGGTGTTAAAAGAACTATTTATAACCAGTACGACTCTTTAGTACTTCCTCTTATAGCTTGGCTTCAAGATAAAGGAGTTCATTTTGAATTAGCTACTACTGTAGACGATATAAACGTGGAAGATATCGATGGAAAAGTTACTGTTACTTCACTTACAGTAATTAATAAAAAAGGCACTAAACAAGTTGCAGTTAACCCTGACGATATTGTTATTTTCCAAAATGGCTCTATGGTGGATGCTTCAAGTATTGGTTCTATGGACCATCCTCCTATTAAAAAAACAAAAGCAGATAGTAAAGGTTGGACGCTTTGGGAAAAACTTGCAAAAGGAAGACCTGACTTTGGAAATCCTGCATCATTTAACAGCAGTATTCCCGAGTCTTTTTGGGAATCGTTTACAGTAACTTTTAAATCCTCTGATTTTTTTGATAAAATAGAAAAAATGACCGGTAATAAAGCTGGAACTGGAGGACTGGTAACCTTCAAAGATTCTAATTGGTTAATGTCTGTTGTACTTTATAATCAACCTCATTTTATTGATCAACCGGATGATGTCTATATTCTTTGGGGTTATGCCTTACATGGAAACCGTGTTGGTGATTTTATACCAAAAACAATGATTGAAAGTAATGGGCAAGACATACTTAAAGAGTTAGCGGGACATTTTAATTTTGATGACAGTGTCTTTGAAGACGCAGTTTGCGTACCATGCAGAATGCCATATATCACTTCTATGTTTATGCCACGTGCTTACAACGACAGACCAAAACCGGTTCCTGAAAGCTCCAAAAATCTAGCATTTGTAAGCCAGTTTGTAGAACTTAAAGATGATGTTGTATTTACTGTGGAATATTCTGTTAGAGCTGCGCAAACTGCAGTCTATCAATTATTAAATATTGATTTGGAAATACCTAAAATTACAAAACATGATAAATCCCCTAAAGTACTCATAGATTCTTTTTTCAAATCCATTAAATAA
- a CDS encoding universal stress protein, with amino-acid sequence MKTILYATDYSENSVPALKYAYSLSKALRATLKVIHVFDYPTLLDHFSLKAEDPFPDLEGDAIKKHISKLYAFCEEHLGSDLDKMHIKVEAIEDKSVVHGITKKATELDAFFIITGMKGVSAIKEIIMGSTAKNLLKNSPCPVLTIPEDASHTKINTIVYATDFEEEDLGAINKLAEIVEPLQPKIKLVHVFPLKEKLNIAEKKEVEDKIHEKIKYTNVTLDILYADDIFNTLKTYFGNSNADLVGMLERENQMLSSHVFHRDLVKKMESYGKIPVISFNAKNYGIFHL; translated from the coding sequence ATGAAAACGATATTATATGCTACTGATTATTCAGAAAATTCTGTTCCTGCTTTAAAATATGCGTATTCGCTAAGTAAAGCCCTTCGAGCGACATTAAAAGTGATTCATGTTTTTGATTATCCAACCTTGTTAGATCATTTTAGTTTAAAAGCCGAAGATCCATTTCCAGACTTGGAAGGTGATGCTATTAAAAAACATATTTCAAAACTTTATGCGTTTTGTGAAGAACATTTAGGTTCCGATTTAGATAAAATGCACATAAAAGTGGAAGCTATTGAAGATAAATCTGTAGTCCACGGCATTACAAAAAAAGCGACTGAGTTGGATGCTTTTTTTATTATTACAGGAATGAAAGGTGTTAGTGCTATAAAGGAAATCATTATGGGTAGCACTGCTAAAAACCTCCTTAAAAATTCACCTTGTCCAGTACTCACTATTCCAGAAGATGCGAGCCATACCAAAATTAATACTATTGTATATGCCACAGATTTTGAAGAAGAAGACTTAGGCGCCATAAATAAACTAGCAGAAATTGTAGAACCTCTTCAACCTAAAATCAAACTTGTTCATGTTTTCCCATTAAAAGAAAAATTAAACATAGCCGAAAAGAAAGAGGTAGAAGATAAAATTCATGAAAAAATTAAATATACCAACGTAACACTTGATATTTTATATGCAGACGATATATTTAATACCCTTAAAACATACTTTGGCAATTCCAATGCCGATCTAGTTGGCATGCTAGAACGAGAAAACCAAATGCTATCCTCACACGTATTCCATAGAGATTTAGTTAAAAAAATGGAATCTTATGGAAAGATTCCTGTGATAAGTTTTAACGCCAAAAATTATGGCATATTCCATTTATAA